The following coding sequences lie in one Primulina huaijiensis isolate GDHJ02 chromosome 2, ASM1229523v2, whole genome shotgun sequence genomic window:
- the LOC140970683 gene encoding plasmodesmata-located protein 8 isoform X2 produces MLDQTLQKYSIKTPIQPLNLFSITISFFFIIFFTNNIRFTKSYALIYPGCSQEKYQANSPYQTNLNSMLSSITSSSYTTLYNSFTLGTDPSTASPEGSVYGLYQCRGDLNLKDCSTCIASSINQIVLLCPYTYGATLQLDGCFVRYEHVDFLGKPDTNLVHKKCSERLLNDAEFLRRRDDILDDLRGAVGFRVSSVGSVEGYAQCLGDLTDEDCSSCLGNAVGKVRSLCGSAAAADMFLAQCYVRYWESGYYDNSSDSSNEDDVGKTVAIIVGVSAGVAVFIVLLSFCKKALG; encoded by the exons ATGCTTGATCAAACCCTTCAAAAATACTCCATTAAAACGCCAATTCAACCTCTGAATCTCTTCTCCATAACCATATCgttcttcttcatcatcttcttcacaaataacaTCCGTTTCACCAAATCCTACGCCTTGATATACCCGGGTTGCTCTCAAGAAAAGTATCAGGCGAACTCACCATACCAAACAAACCTCAACTCCATGCTCTCCTCCATAACCAGCTCCTCTTACACCACCCTTTACAACTCTTTCACTCTCGGCACGGACCCCTCGACTGCCTCGCCTGAGGGCTCAGTTTATGGCCTGTACCAATGTAGAGGTGACTTGAACTTGAAGGACTGCTCCACATGTATAGCTAGTTCGATAAACCAGATAGTCTTACTCTGTCCGTATACGTATGGAGCAACACTACAGCTTGACGGATGCTTCGTTCGATACGAGCACGTCGATTTCTTGGGAAAACCCGACACGAACCTTGTGCACAAGAAGTGTAGTGAGAGGTTACTTAATGATGCTGAGTTTTTACGTAGGAGGGATGATATTCTTGATGATCTGAGGGGAGCAGTAGGGTTTAGGGTGAGTTCTGTGGGGTCTGTGGAAGGTTACGCGCAGTGTTTGGGGGATTTGACTGACGAAGACTGTAGTTCTTGCTTGGGGAATGCAGTGGGGAAAGTAAGGAGCCTATGTGGGTCGGCGGCCGCGGCGGACATGTTCTTGGCTCAGTGTTATGTCCGATATTGGGAGTCTGGTTATTATGATAATTCTTCAG ATTCTTCCAACGAGGATGATGTTGGAAAAACAGTGGCGATAATTGTAGGAGTATCGGCTGGTGTTGCGGTTTTCATCGTTCTTTTGTCATTTTGCAAAAAAGCCCTTG GTTGA
- the LOC140970683 gene encoding plasmodesmata-located protein 8 isoform X1 yields MLDQTLQKYSIKTPIQPLNLFSITISFFFIIFFTNNIRFTKSYALIYPGCSQEKYQANSPYQTNLNSMLSSITSSSYTTLYNSFTLGTDPSTASPEGSVYGLYQCRGDLNLKDCSTCIASSINQIVLLCPYTYGATLQLDGCFVRYEHVDFLGKPDTNLVHKKCSERLLNDAEFLRRRDDILDDLRGAVGFRVSSVGSVEGYAQCLGDLTDEDCSSCLGNAVGKVRSLCGSAAAADMFLAQCYVRYWESGYYDNSSDSSNEDDVGKTVAIIVGVSAGVAVFIVLLSFCKKALGKQLNSSLLIV; encoded by the exons ATGCTTGATCAAACCCTTCAAAAATACTCCATTAAAACGCCAATTCAACCTCTGAATCTCTTCTCCATAACCATATCgttcttcttcatcatcttcttcacaaataacaTCCGTTTCACCAAATCCTACGCCTTGATATACCCGGGTTGCTCTCAAGAAAAGTATCAGGCGAACTCACCATACCAAACAAACCTCAACTCCATGCTCTCCTCCATAACCAGCTCCTCTTACACCACCCTTTACAACTCTTTCACTCTCGGCACGGACCCCTCGACTGCCTCGCCTGAGGGCTCAGTTTATGGCCTGTACCAATGTAGAGGTGACTTGAACTTGAAGGACTGCTCCACATGTATAGCTAGTTCGATAAACCAGATAGTCTTACTCTGTCCGTATACGTATGGAGCAACACTACAGCTTGACGGATGCTTCGTTCGATACGAGCACGTCGATTTCTTGGGAAAACCCGACACGAACCTTGTGCACAAGAAGTGTAGTGAGAGGTTACTTAATGATGCTGAGTTTTTACGTAGGAGGGATGATATTCTTGATGATCTGAGGGGAGCAGTAGGGTTTAGGGTGAGTTCTGTGGGGTCTGTGGAAGGTTACGCGCAGTGTTTGGGGGATTTGACTGACGAAGACTGTAGTTCTTGCTTGGGGAATGCAGTGGGGAAAGTAAGGAGCCTATGTGGGTCGGCGGCCGCGGCGGACATGTTCTTGGCTCAGTGTTATGTCCGATATTGGGAGTCTGGTTATTATGATAATTCTTCAG ATTCTTCCAACGAGGATGATGTTGGAAAAACAGTGGCGATAATTGTAGGAGTATCGGCTGGTGTTGCGGTTTTCATCGTTCTTTTGTCATTTTGCAAAAAAGCCCTTGGTAAACAACTAAATTCCTCCCTTTTAATTGTATAA
- the LOC140970681 gene encoding axial regulator YABBY 1-like, producing MSSSSPFAPDHHHHLSPSDQLCYVHCNYCDTVLAVSVPCSSLFKTVTVRCGHCTNLLSVNMRGLLLQASNQLHLGHSFFSSQNLLDEIRNSPSSLLMNQPNPNESLVPVRGLEDLPRPPVANRPPEKRQRVPSAYNRFIKDEIQRIKAGNPDISHREAFSAAAKNWAHFPHIHFGLMPDQPVK from the exons ATGTCCTCTTCATCTCCTTTCGCGCcggaccaccaccaccacctctcCCCCTCCGACCAGCTCTGCTACGTCCACTGCAACTATTGTGACACTGTACTCGCG GTGAGTGTTCCTTGCTCAAGCTTGTTCAAGACTGTTACTGTGCGATGTGGGCATTGCACCAATCTTCTCTCAGTCAACATGCGTGGATTGCTCCTTCAAGCTTCCAATCAGCTTCATCTCGGCCATTCTTTCTTCTCCTCTCAGAATCTTCTG GACGAGATTCGGAATTCGCCATCAAGCTTACTCATGAATCAGCCAAATCCAAACGAGTCACTGGTACCAGTTCGAGGACTCGAAGATCTTCCTAGACCTCCAGTAGCTAACAGAC CTCCGGAGAAAAGACAGAGAGTCCCTTCTGCTTACAATCGCTTCATCAA GGACGAGATTCAACGTATTAAAGCTGGAAACCCTGATATAAGTCACAGGGAAGCCTTCAGTGCTGCAGCAAAAAAT TGGGCTCATTTCCCACACATTCACTTCGGGCTCATGCCTGATCAACCAGTGAAGTAA
- the LOC140957662 gene encoding auxin-responsive protein SAUR36-like: MGRIRGFLFKHRVVTILRRVCRHHRCRVDHQEACRVKEPISRLISWTHRLGRKLSKATKKLDRGRGYARVQQDPVPAPKGHLAVYVGQKDGEFQRILVPVVYFNHPLFGDLLRESEKEYGFDHPGGITIPCRLSEFEQIQTRIKTVQCTRKSIR, encoded by the coding sequence ATGGGCAGGATCCGAGGTTTCTTGTTCAAGCACAGGGTGGTCACAATTCTCCGGCGAGTTTGCCGGCATCACCGTTGCCGGGTGGACCATCAGGAAGCCTGTCGGGTCAAGGAACCCATCTCGAGGCTCATCAGCTGGACACATCGCCTCGGGCGTAAATTATCCAAAGCCACCAAGAAACTCGATCGGGGTCGAGGTTATGCCCGAGTTCAACAAGACCCGGTTCCCGCCCCGAAAGGGCATCTGGCGGTGTACGTGGGTCAAAAAGATGGGGAATTTCAGAGGATTCTGGTGCCTGTTGTGTATTTCAATCACCCTTTATTCGGTGATCTGTTGAGAGAATCAGAGAAAGAATACGGGTTCGATCACCCGGGTGGGATTACCATACCCTGTCGGTTGTCGGAGTTTGAGCAGATTCAGACCCGAATCAAGACGGTTCAGTGTACCCGGAAGAGTATCCGATAA